A genomic segment from Chitinophaga flava encodes:
- a CDS encoding RNA polymerase sigma factor: protein MSDTAMHNKEQVFTGLYHASRDRLYQYLHQYTKDTHLLQDLLQQCYLRVWEKMDDMYDVENAFPLLKTIARNLLVDVVRKRIKEDMTWLETVKAEAEQLLSTPAESSRNPMLALDASIAQLPVNCRQVYLLHREEGLSYREISSRLSISVSMVEKHMSKAIRLLKHDLLTNYELLLIVVAVNRIL, encoded by the coding sequence ATGTCGGATACAGCTATGCATAATAAGGAACAGGTGTTTACCGGACTATATCACGCCTCCCGCGACAGGCTGTATCAATACCTGCATCAGTATACAAAAGATACCCACCTGTTGCAGGATTTGCTTCAACAATGTTATCTGAGAGTATGGGAGAAGATGGATGATATGTATGATGTGGAGAATGCATTTCCACTGTTGAAAACAATCGCCCGAAACCTGCTGGTGGATGTAGTACGCAAGCGGATAAAAGAAGATATGACCTGGCTGGAAACAGTAAAGGCAGAGGCAGAGCAACTGCTGTCTACTCCTGCAGAAAGTAGCCGTAATCCTATGCTGGCGCTGGATGCATCGATAGCACAGCTGCCGGTCAATTGCAGACAGGTATACCTGCTTCATCGCGAAGAAGGACTATCTTATCGTGAAATATCTTCGCGTTTATCCATCTCCGTTAGTATGGTGGAAAAACATATGAGCAAAGCGATCCGTTTACTCAAACATGACCTGCTCACTAATTATGAACTGTTACTGATCGTAGTGGCGGTTAACAGAATACTATAA
- a CDS encoding TonB-dependent receptor plug domain-containing protein encodes MAKYIRWIFLTMLPTIVNAQGLPKDSAGKAPQDTVVRGTSRSLKQVTVNAGAFEASDKAKGASLTPMDALTVAGNNGDLSQALRSLPGVQQIGDQEGLFVRGGTSDETKQFIDGTLFKYPNYPAVPGIPQGARINPFLFKGILFSSGGYSALYGQAMSSALILESVDLPEKSSASLYLFPSNQGAGLQHLAKDNRSSYGLGFNYSNQSLYNSLVPHVPDYFLGPAYVEGNANFRIKTGRTGMLKVYTVWSHSAVGMYNPDIDSAALRSGYQVKGDNFYTNLSYRNSFGEHWKMETGLAYSYNKVNTIRSLVDESKNTVVLPELPFLAKNASSNIGSDFAQARVVFTRFLPGVQAIRFGAEQFYTKDKGYTNDSAITLTDQLSAAFAEGDIYIAHNVAAKVGLRLEHTSLLKQWSLAPRLSIGWRLSEESQLNLAYGIFYQEPLNDFLYHNRTLSLSQAAHYVLNYTRRAHNRFFRVEAYYKIYDHLVKLLPQSESNGNGYAKGVELFFRDKKTFKNMDYWVTYTFLDTKRDYLNFPMELKPGFASPHTMTIAVKKFFPDISTGVNVSYALAAGRPYYDIRFNNGWQLYDEGTTKPYSVVNLHLSHMLSLFPKWRHKDFSGFALGVNNLLGTKQVFGYNYSYNGQHRVPIMLPSSRTYFIGFFMTLGIDRTDDFINNNL; translated from the coding sequence CGCAGGATACCGTTGTCCGGGGGACCTCCCGTTCGTTGAAACAGGTGACAGTAAATGCCGGCGCTTTTGAAGCCAGCGACAAGGCCAAGGGTGCTTCCCTTACACCCATGGATGCGTTGACAGTGGCGGGCAACAATGGAGACCTTTCTCAGGCATTGCGGTCACTACCTGGTGTTCAACAGATCGGAGATCAGGAAGGTCTTTTTGTAAGAGGTGGCACCAGCGACGAAACAAAACAGTTTATTGATGGTACGTTGTTTAAATACCCCAACTACCCGGCAGTGCCTGGCATTCCGCAGGGCGCACGTATTAATCCCTTCCTCTTTAAAGGAATACTGTTCAGCTCCGGAGGTTATTCCGCCCTGTATGGACAGGCCATGAGCAGTGCCCTGATACTGGAAAGTGTAGACCTGCCGGAGAAATCCTCTGCCAGCCTGTATTTGTTCCCTTCCAATCAGGGCGCGGGTTTGCAACACCTCGCCAAAGACAACCGCAGTAGTTACGGACTGGGGTTCAACTACTCCAATCAATCATTGTATAATTCACTGGTACCACATGTTCCGGATTATTTTCTGGGCCCTGCCTATGTGGAAGGCAATGCCAACTTCCGTATTAAAACAGGCCGTACCGGTATGCTTAAAGTGTATACAGTATGGAGCCACAGTGCAGTAGGGATGTATAATCCGGATATTGACAGTGCTGCGCTACGCTCCGGATATCAGGTGAAAGGAGATAATTTTTATACCAACCTGAGTTACCGCAATTCATTTGGCGAACACTGGAAGATGGAAACAGGGCTGGCCTATAGCTACAACAAAGTGAATACAATACGCAGTCTGGTGGATGAATCAAAAAATACGGTCGTACTGCCGGAACTGCCTTTCCTGGCTAAAAACGCCAGCAGTAATATAGGTTCTGACTTTGCCCAGGCAAGGGTGGTTTTCACTCGCTTTCTGCCAGGGGTGCAGGCAATCCGGTTTGGAGCAGAACAATTTTATACTAAAGATAAAGGCTATACGAACGACAGTGCCATAACACTCACAGACCAGCTGTCTGCTGCCTTTGCAGAAGGAGATATTTATATCGCCCATAATGTGGCTGCCAAAGTGGGTTTACGGCTGGAGCACACTTCTCTCTTAAAACAATGGTCGCTAGCTCCGAGATTGAGTATTGGCTGGAGGCTGAGTGAAGAAAGTCAGCTAAATCTTGCCTATGGCATATTCTATCAGGAACCCCTCAACGACTTTTTATACCACAACAGAACGTTGTCGCTTTCCCAGGCTGCTCACTATGTACTCAACTATACCAGGCGTGCCCATAACCGGTTTTTCCGCGTGGAAGCCTATTACAAAATCTATGATCATTTGGTGAAGTTGTTACCACAGAGTGAGTCTAACGGTAACGGATATGCGAAAGGTGTTGAATTGTTTTTCCGTGATAAAAAAACGTTTAAAAATATGGACTATTGGGTTACTTATACTTTTCTGGATACGAAAAGAGATTATCTCAATTTTCCGATGGAGCTGAAGCCTGGCTTTGCTTCGCCACATACGATGACCATCGCCGTGAAGAAGTTTTTCCCGGACATATCTACTGGTGTGAACGTGTCCTATGCGTTAGCGGCGGGAAGGCCATACTATGATATTCGTTTCAATAACGGCTGGCAGTTGTATGACGAGGGAACTACAAAGCCCTATAGTGTAGTGAATCTGCATCTTTCGCATATGCTTTCCTTATTCCCTAAGTGGAGACATAAAGACTTTTCAGGTTTTGCGCTGGGTGTGAATAACCTGCTGGGCACCAAACAGGTGTTTGGCTACAACTACAGTTACAACGGTCAGCATAGGGTGCCGATAATGTTGCCGTCCAGTAGAACCTATTTCATTGGCTTCTTTATGACGCTGGGAATAGACCGTACCGATGATTTTATCAACAATAATTTATAA
- a CDS encoding DUF4397 domain-containing protein, producing MNKYTLLLLIILTGMLHACNKDVTLPDEAAKGQISFYFASTALTNGAEVRGSKGYLVLIDSRDSSYRPPKDIFSSIYPFLYNPSQRSTTYPQTKTSWIQFMALDAGQHQLSLKDTSSRLLDSVKFTLDADKPAIVFYGDSIGNYSHIIAADPFVADTGKIGIRIINLSPFTGPVYMTLNKVVPPGLPAYTQYMDHTGFLPMALSTPQTFNIKVYRYGDDKNFLTRGTLEAIPGHAYTLIISGYSDNNPGSYKDPLTGANVSLSNNFSLAVIKTF from the coding sequence ATGAATAAGTATACTCTACTTCTGTTAATAATACTCACCGGCATGCTGCATGCCTGTAACAAGGACGTTACACTCCCGGATGAGGCAGCAAAAGGACAGATCAGCTTTTACTTTGCCTCCACAGCACTGACCAATGGGGCTGAAGTAAGGGGCTCCAAAGGTTATCTGGTATTGATAGACAGCCGCGACAGCAGCTATCGTCCGCCTAAAGATATCTTCTCCTCCATTTATCCTTTTCTGTATAATCCATCTCAAAGATCCACCACTTACCCGCAAACGAAGACCAGCTGGATTCAATTTATGGCACTGGATGCCGGCCAGCATCAGTTGTCCCTTAAAGACACCTCCTCCCGCTTGCTGGACAGTGTGAAATTTACGCTGGATGCAGACAAACCGGCGATAGTATTTTATGGCGACAGTATCGGTAATTACAGCCATATCATTGCTGCCGATCCGTTTGTTGCCGATACAGGCAAAATCGGCATCAGGATTATTAATCTCAGCCCGTTTACCGGCCCGGTGTATATGACCCTGAACAAAGTCGTGCCCCCTGGCCTGCCAGCATATACCCAATACATGGACCATACCGGATTTCTTCCAATGGCATTGAGTACACCACAAACCTTCAACATCAAAGTATACCGGTATGGTGATGATAAAAATTTTCTCACCCGTGGTACACTGGAAGCTATTCCCGGTCACGCCTATACGCTGATAATCAGTGGTTATTCAGATAATAACCCGGGAAGCTATAAGGATCCCCTAACCGGTGCCAATGTAAGTCTCAGTAATAACTTCTCTCTTGCCGTCATAAAAACATTCTAA
- a CDS encoding FecR family protein has product MKDQDTWQRYIDKTDSEAARKEMLDWLQSASTEQLEASLDQGWDQPAGTMPAGMAAALEQQLRRQGVKLTYPARSRYLRYLGRTAAAASIALLAGSFFWWQRPAKKLQPLAVHSRQIANNSAHVRKLTLSDGSQIWLTPGSSLSVPDDYNTQARNVTLSGEGYFEVAPQTAPFRVNAGGLEATVLGTHFNIEAYPGEHITGIALSAGSISVKVRPDSSLVLTPGLKLTYQQATHRFTTRHFVSEKETDWKRGALVLDEVPLDAAFSRLEKRFSKKIVFTPSAQSRAHFTATYHTETLSDILQNMAFIYGFQYQETRDTVFIH; this is encoded by the coding sequence ATGAAAGATCAGGATACCTGGCAAAGATATATTGATAAAACCGACAGCGAAGCAGCCAGAAAAGAGATGCTGGACTGGCTGCAATCCGCTTCCACCGAACAGCTGGAAGCCTCCCTGGACCAGGGCTGGGACCAGCCGGCAGGTACAATGCCGGCGGGAATGGCTGCAGCACTGGAGCAACAGCTCAGGCGACAGGGCGTGAAACTAACCTATCCGGCCCGTTCCCGCTATCTGCGTTATCTGGGCCGCACTGCTGCTGCAGCCTCCATTGCCCTGTTGGCGGGCAGTTTTTTCTGGTGGCAACGCCCGGCGAAAAAGCTGCAGCCCCTTGCTGTTCATAGCCGGCAGATAGCCAATAACAGCGCTCATGTGCGCAAGCTCACACTCTCCGATGGCAGCCAGATATGGCTGACACCCGGATCTTCTCTCTCTGTTCCTGATGATTATAATACCCAGGCACGTAACGTGACACTTAGCGGTGAAGGTTATTTTGAAGTAGCTCCTCAGACAGCTCCCTTCCGGGTAAATGCAGGTGGTCTGGAAGCTACGGTATTAGGCACCCACTTCAACATAGAAGCTTATCCAGGTGAGCATATTACCGGCATCGCCCTTTCTGCCGGCAGTATCTCTGTAAAAGTACGCCCCGACAGCTCCCTCGTGCTCACCCCTGGCCTTAAACTCACCTATCAGCAGGCCACCCACCGCTTCACCACCCGCCACTTTGTTTCCGAAAAAGAAACAGACTGGAAACGCGGTGCCCTCGTACTCGATGAGGTACCACTGGATGCAGCTTTCAGCAGACTCGAAAAACGGTTCAGCAAAAAGATTGTCTTTACCCCCTCTGCTCAGTCCAGGGCTCATTTTACAGCTACCTACCATACAGAAACACTGTCAGACATATTACAAAACATGGCTTTCATTTACGGATTCCAATACCAGGAAACCCGCGACACAGTCTTCATTCATTAA
- a CDS encoding TonB-dependent receptor: MNKFRQTNANLLKRKWWQAGLVLWLLIAGHAYAQSPAMEQPVTLNLSNTNMATVMAEIDRQSDFSFSYDRASLSSVKLSNVHWKAVSLKNVLSELNHTYGILFQVNAHTIAVKTGPNTKQEAGSGTIRGRVVDFETSTPLPGATLQLEGTTLGTITDSKGFYQLANVPEGTYTLLTTFVGYQRGIVSRVQVRNNQSASYDIKMQTGGALKEVVIGSGTRKVRAVTHSTEQQLLQEIKGATGVVSGISNELIAKTADRNAAEIVKRISGITVVDDRFIVVRGMNERYNITYLNGNVAPSTELYNKAFAYDLLPSSIIDKILVYKSPVADLVGDYAGAAVKVFTKNAMPVKHFDIGVQLGYRDGTSMRNVDSHNGGKLDFLGIDDGTRKLPGFSPGVFASNQHIATNALPQHEWLNGFSSTLMPGKRYAGPDMQLFANYYNSWQLGKARLYDLTSVTYTKETAATEMYRQSGNTNAYMLDTVMGQAYGDNNKISIGHQTTETGKINVLENLTLKLNDRHQLALLNFFVNDGKRFTSISSTIPNALPEYYANLPFRLKQDMNLSFQQRMLYSGNLNGTHFLGAKKQHELTWNLGYTHDLQNVPDQRMLHFVNGDAQYPDSVTWIPAGSNVSRSTTYQGMVSRLYIKNLEQVYNGSVDYTLHLQPNLYVKAGGYQLFKVRQVGRRFFRVNRAGLQSDELEAGPGNTDYLKWNTGFGYNNVSLLHYHLSDLPRLWNSHYFPDDNTGLAVYDATTPMDAYTASEQYNAFYLMGDWKAAKERLTLNAGLRMEYDRQRLAGAKDGATGKNTVEMVNVDHKKTVLLPSVNISFRPQNTLVLRAGYGRNVNRPDFRELTPYTDYDFSRNEEIKGNPRVITAEIDNLDLRAELYPKTNNEVINVGVFYKHIKHPIEKMRDEVTSDEMHDGWGFNRITYDNSVSANIMGIEAEIKKSLSFIPGNVFKHLSVVLNGTFIKSNTERRQTHDNASNDSLHKSGGPLQGQAPYIANAGLFYENVATGTKAGLVYNVSGPSIYAKSIRTLADSTANDTYIRPDLLQLPTHLLDLSITQRIIKSLQVKLSIQNLLDQSYRIVEDQNFNQRYDKEVEVERKDGKKYFSGDNIYTRYKPGRYILLQFTYTF, from the coding sequence ATGAACAAATTTAGACAAACCAATGCAAACCTGCTCAAAAGAAAATGGTGGCAGGCAGGGCTGGTATTATGGCTGCTGATTGCAGGCCATGCCTACGCCCAATCTCCGGCCATGGAACAACCGGTAACGCTAAATCTTAGCAATACCAACATGGCCACCGTGATGGCAGAAATAGACCGGCAAAGCGATTTCAGCTTTTCCTACGACCGCGCTTCCCTGAGTAGCGTAAAACTCAGTAATGTACACTGGAAAGCCGTATCACTGAAAAATGTGCTGTCGGAACTCAACCACACCTACGGCATACTCTTTCAGGTAAATGCCCACACCATTGCCGTTAAAACAGGCCCCAATACCAAACAGGAGGCCGGCAGCGGCACCATTCGCGGACGTGTGGTGGATTTCGAAACTTCCACCCCACTCCCCGGCGCCACCTTACAGCTGGAAGGCACTACCCTCGGTACCATCACCGACAGCAAAGGTTTTTATCAGCTGGCCAATGTGCCGGAAGGCACCTATACCCTGCTGACCACTTTCGTAGGATATCAGCGGGGCATCGTTTCCCGGGTACAGGTCCGCAATAATCAGTCTGCATCCTATGATATCAAAATGCAGACCGGTGGCGCCCTGAAGGAAGTAGTGATCGGCAGTGGCACCCGTAAGGTAAGAGCCGTTACCCACAGCACCGAACAACAGTTGCTCCAGGAGATCAAAGGCGCCACCGGCGTAGTATCCGGTATATCCAATGAACTGATCGCCAAAACTGCCGACCGCAATGCCGCAGAAATCGTAAAACGTATCTCCGGCATCACCGTAGTGGACGACCGTTTTATCGTAGTACGCGGTATGAACGAAAGATATAATATCACTTACCTGAATGGTAACGTTGCCCCCTCTACGGAGTTGTACAACAAAGCTTTCGCCTACGACCTGCTCCCCTCCAGCATAATCGATAAAATACTGGTATACAAATCACCAGTGGCCGACCTCGTAGGCGACTATGCCGGTGCAGCCGTAAAGGTATTCACTAAAAATGCCATGCCCGTAAAACACTTCGACATAGGCGTACAGCTGGGCTATCGTGATGGTACCAGCATGCGCAACGTAGACAGCCACAACGGCGGCAAACTGGACTTCCTCGGCATCGACGATGGTACCCGCAAACTACCTGGATTTTCACCCGGCGTCTTTGCAAGTAATCAACACATCGCCACCAATGCACTGCCCCAACATGAATGGCTCAACGGCTTTTCCTCTACCCTCATGCCCGGCAAACGTTATGCAGGCCCCGACATGCAACTCTTTGCCAACTATTACAACAGCTGGCAGCTGGGGAAAGCCAGACTGTATGATCTTACCTCCGTCACCTATACAAAAGAAACAGCAGCTACAGAAATGTACCGCCAGTCAGGCAATACCAACGCCTACATGCTCGACACCGTGATGGGACAGGCATACGGTGACAACAACAAAATATCAATAGGCCACCAGACTACAGAAACCGGTAAAATCAATGTACTGGAAAACCTCACCTTAAAACTCAATGACCGTCATCAGCTGGCCCTGCTCAACTTTTTTGTCAACGATGGCAAACGGTTTACGAGCATCAGCAGCACAATACCCAATGCACTACCCGAATACTACGCGAACCTGCCGTTCCGGCTTAAACAGGATATGAATCTCTCCTTTCAGCAGCGGATGTTGTATTCCGGCAACCTGAACGGCACCCATTTCCTGGGAGCAAAAAAACAACATGAACTTACCTGGAACCTGGGATATACACATGACCTGCAAAACGTACCTGACCAACGGATGCTGCATTTCGTGAACGGAGATGCCCAATATCCCGACTCCGTCACCTGGATTCCGGCCGGCTCCAATGTCAGCAGATCAACCACCTACCAGGGCATGGTTTCGAGACTCTATATCAAAAACCTGGAACAGGTATACAACGGCTCAGTGGACTACACTCTTCATCTCCAGCCCAATCTCTACGTAAAAGCCGGCGGGTACCAGCTCTTTAAGGTTAGACAAGTGGGACGCCGTTTCTTCCGGGTAAACAGGGCCGGGCTTCAGTCAGATGAGCTGGAAGCCGGGCCAGGTAACACTGATTATCTGAAATGGAATACCGGATTTGGCTATAACAATGTCTCCCTCCTGCACTACCATCTATCTGACCTGCCCCGGTTATGGAACAGCCACTACTTCCCTGACGACAATACCGGCCTCGCCGTATACGACGCCACCACGCCGATGGACGCCTATACCGCCAGTGAACAGTATAATGCCTTTTACCTGATGGGCGACTGGAAAGCAGCCAAAGAACGCCTCACACTGAATGCCGGCCTGCGCATGGAATATGACCGGCAGCGCCTCGCAGGAGCCAAAGACGGCGCCACCGGAAAAAACACAGTGGAAATGGTCAATGTAGATCATAAAAAGACTGTCCTGCTGCCTTCTGTTAATATCAGCTTCCGGCCCCAAAATACCCTGGTGCTCCGCGCTGGCTATGGCCGCAACGTTAACCGGCCAGACTTCCGGGAATTAACACCTTACACCGATTACGACTTCTCCCGCAATGAAGAAATAAAAGGAAACCCAAGAGTGATAACTGCCGAAATCGACAACCTCGATCTGCGCGCCGAACTATATCCCAAAACCAATAACGAGGTGATCAACGTAGGCGTTTTTTATAAACACATCAAACATCCGATTGAAAAAATGCGGGATGAAGTTACTAGTGATGAAATGCACGACGGATGGGGATTCAACAGGATCACCTACGACAATTCCGTTAGCGCCAACATCATGGGTATTGAAGCGGAAATCAAAAAAAGTCTCTCGTTTATTCCCGGTAATGTCTTCAAACACTTGTCTGTAGTTCTGAATGGCACTTTCATCAAAAGCAATACAGAAAGACGCCAAACTCATGACAACGCCTCTAATGACAGCCTGCACAAATCAGGTGGTCCTTTACAGGGACAAGCGCCCTATATCGCGAATGCCGGATTATTCTATGAAAATGTGGCTACCGGCACCAAGGCAGGACTGGTATACAACGTAAGTGGCCCCAGTATCTACGCCAAAAGTATTCGTACACTGGCTGATTCCACCGCTAACGATACCTATATCCGTCCGGACCTGCTGCAGCTGCCCACACATCTGCTGGACCTCTCCATTACCCAACGTATCATAAAATCACTGCAAGTAAAATTGAGTATCCAGAACCTGCTGGATCAAAGCTACCGCATTGTGGAAGATCAGAATTTTAACCAGCGCTACGACAAAGAAGTAGAAGTAGAAAGAAAAGATGGCAAAAAATACTTCAGTGGCGATAACATCTATACCAGATACAAACCCGGTAGGTATATCCTGCTGCAGTTTACCTACACTTTTTAA